GGCTCCGACTCTGTACCGCTATATCGAGCAGGGCGTTTTCCTTACCATTACAAACGATAACTTACCCGTAAAGAGAAATAAGACCGAGCGGAAATATAAAAAAGTGAGAGCGGCTCGCGCCTCTAAAGGCGACAGTATAGAGAAACGCCCCGCAGAGATTGCGGAGCGTACCACTTTCGGACATTGGGAAATGGATTGCGTAGAGGGCAAGAAAGGTACCAAAAAAACTATGCTCGTATTGACCGAGCGTTATACCCGCTATGAGATTATCCGTATTATGAAAGACCACACCGCCGCAAGCGTTGTAAAAGCCCTTAACGGAATTGAGCGGGCATACGGTGCGAATTTCTCAAAAGTATTTCAAACAATCACAATAGACAACGGCTCCGAGTTTACCGACTACGAGGGACTCGAAAAGAGCTGCCGCCGCAGCGGTACCCGTACAAAGGTTTATTACTGCCACCCGTACAGCTCCTACGAGCGCGGCTCAAATGAAAATCAAAATAAAATGATACGCCGCCACTACCCGAAAGGCGTTAGCTTTGAGGGCGTAACCTCTGCTGATATGCGTAAACTTGAAAAATGGATTAACAATTATCCGAGAGGGATATTTGACTATTATACTTCCGCCGACCTATACGAGGCGTGTATAAATAGCCTTATTTCGGCGTAATTTTTGCTAAATTAAAAATTTTTTGCACTTTTTCGC
This window of the Oscillospiraceae bacterium genome carries:
- a CDS encoding IS30 family transposase, giving the protein MAYKHLTFNDRLKIEAWQKVGVKPALMAEKLGVHISTIYRELKRGQYEHLNSDYTTEQRYSPDIAEEKNQANLRAKGAPLKIGSDHAYANYIEYKIRVEKYSPRAVLGEIKRQGVEFSVTISAPTLYRYIEQGVFLTITNDNLPVKRNKTERKYKKVRAARASKGDSIEKRPAEIAERTTFGHWEMDCVEGKKGTKKTMLVLTERYTRYEIIRIMKDHTAASVVKALNGIERAYGANFSKVFQTITIDNGSEFTDYEGLEKSCRRSGTRTKVYYCHPYSSYERGSNENQNKMIRRHYPKGVSFEGVTSADMRKLEKWINNYPRGIFDYYTSADLYEACINSLISA